One window from the genome of Diabrotica virgifera virgifera chromosome 6, PGI_DIABVI_V3a encodes:
- the LOC126886975 gene encoding 52 kDa repressor of the inhibitor of the protein kinase-like, producing the protein MDIRKFFNKPNKRLKIDDGSDIPNSTENSSIVCSQNDLAVAGPSSLESAVSASQRETNVVTATASDNFAIVEDSLNLDVGNYLDTNKICSLNDRLKFTLLTNPWKPDKCYNFKYDIDNGKRPFIHEWLNTYPWLAYSKEVKGGLCKLCVLFRPRVTHGSYQSGFINRPFTNFRKFHENAKSHMNSEWHRQASENSSNFISVMKNEKKNVECLANYGLAKQIESNRAKLKSIVSSILFSALHDLPLRGHTNEDAVFNNLLHFRKEAGDSVLEDHLKNAPKNAMYISHRTQNEIIDLCATVLRDELVTKINDNEIFSILADETMDITGTEQLSLGVRYFDKSENCIREDFLGFTPLKSLDAEHIANAITLTLTNWGLNLENAVGQGYDGCSTMAGEITGVHKRITEKYPKALYFHCASHRLNLVVNDLNDIPQIRNTTGTVKEVITFFRQNGQRRAIVGTLQKLCETRWTEKYKAIRKFSEQFVSIAEALQTLSTEGNRDTRQKAFQLHCAVTNTAFVICLHVIAKYSAKLEIVTQMLQGVSVDILKISKHIQKVTELFSSDRQNGEKEFDNIMANVETTANKLGIELTCPRVAARQVHRPNHSTQTINEYYRKSIFLPYLDSLVQSLKDRFSDRNKPSFEIFNLHPKIMKDLSKEDFEKSINNINSTYCELLDNFKEQSILWFDLWKNTEIDAKALEKLNLIEVLEHEHACFLPSVAKAIQIALCLPPTTCTIERSFSTLKRVKTWIRNTMSNNRLSGLCLLSVHRRKIKENKENFMQKVIDLFAMDTRRIQLLFK; encoded by the exons ATGGACATAAGGAAGTTCTTTAACAAGCCAAACAAGCGGCTGAAAATTGATGATGGATCTGACATACCGAACAGTACCGAAAACAGTAGTATAGTATGCAGTCAAAATGATTTAGCTGTAGCAGGGCCATCTAGCTTGGAGTCAGCTGTATCCGCCTCTCAAAGAGAAACTAACGTTGTAACGGCCACCGCATCGGATAATTTTGCGATTGTTGAAGACAGTTTAAATTTGGATGTTGGGAACTACCTTGATACTAATAAAATTTGTAGCTTGAACGATCGCTTGAAATTTACTTTGTTAACAAACCCATGGAAGCCAGATAAATGTTACAATTTCAAGTATGATATTGACAATGGCAAACGACCATTTATCCATGAATGGTTAAATACGTACCCCTGGTTAGCTTATTCAAAAGAAGTTAAAGGTGGGCTATGCAAGTTGTGTGTACTGTTTAGGCCCCGCGTAACCCATGGTAGTTATCAAAGCGGCTTTATAAATCGCCCATTCACCAATTTCAGAAAGTTTCATGAAAATGCGAAATCGCATATGAACTCTGAATGGCACAGACAAGCATCTGAAAACTCAAGTAACTTTATATCTGTcatgaaaaatgaaaagaaaaatgTTGAATGTCTTGCAAATTATGGTTTGGCCAAGCAAATTGAATCGAACAGAGCGAAACTAAAATCCATTGTTTCTTCAATTTTGTTTAGTGCACTACATGACTTACCATTAAGAGGTCATACCAATGAGGATGCTGTGTTCAATAACCTTTTACATTTTAGGAAAGAAGCTGGTGATTCTGTTTTAGAAGACCATCTGAAAAATGCGCCGAAAAATGCAATGTACATTTCCCATAGGACACAAAATGAGATCATTGATTTATGTGCAACGGTTTTAAGAGACGAGTTAGTTACAAAAATCAATGATAAtgaaatattttccattttagcaGACGAAACAATGGACATTACTGGTACAGAGCAACTCTCTCTGGGCGTGAGATATTTTGATAAAAGTGAAAATTGCATCAGAGAAGACTTCCTTGGTTTCACCCCATTAAAAAGTTTAGATGCTGAACATATAGCAAATGCTATTACTTTAACATTAACAAATTGGGGCTTGAACTTGGAAAATGCAGTTGGCCAAGGATATGATGGTTGTAGTACAATGGCTGGGGAAATAACTGGAGTACATAAAAGAATAACTGAGAAATACCCAAAAGCTCTATATTTTCATTGCGCCAGTCATCGGCTAAATTTAGTAGTCAATGATTTAAATGACATACCACAAATCAGGAATACAACTGGCACAGTTAAAGAAGTTATAACATTTTTTCGGCAGAATGGCCAAAGAAGGGCAATAGTGGGAActcttcaaaaactatgtgaaaccaGATGGACCGAAAAATATAAAGCAATTCGAAAGTTTAGTGAGCAGTTTGTTAGCATCGCTGAAGCACTTCAGACTCTATCGACTGAAGGTAACCGTGACACAAGGCAGAAAGCTTTCCAGCTTCATTGCGCAGTTACAAATACAGCATTTGTGATATGTCTACATGTGATTGCCAAATACTCTGCCAAGTTAGAAATCGTTACGCAAATGTTACAAGGTGTCAGTGTAGATATTTTGAAGATAtcaaaacacattcagaaggtTACTGAGCTATTCAGTTCAGACCGACAAAATGGAGAAAAAGAGTTTGATAACATTATGGCAAATGTTGAAACAACAGCAAACAAGCTTGGAATCGAGCTCACATGTCCTCGTGTTGCTGCGAGACAGGTTCACAGACCAAATCACTCTACCCAGACTATCAACGAATACTATAGAAAGTCCATTTTCTTGCCTTATTTGGATTCTTTGGTTCAATCGTTGAAAGATAGGTTTTCAGATAGAAACAAACCATCATTTGAAATTTTCAATCTGCACCCTAAAATCATGAAAGATCTTTCTAAGGAAGATTTTGAAAAGTctattaacaatataaacagcACGTATTGTGAATTGTTAGACAACTTTAAGGAGCAATCAATTCTGTGGTTCGACCTTTGGAAAAACACGGAGATAGATGCCAAAGCCTTGGAAAAACTGAACTTAATAGAGGTTCTTGAGCATGAGCATGCCTGCTTTTTGCCGTCAGTAGCAAAAGCCATCCAAATAGCTCTTTGTCTGCCACCAACAACTTGCACCATCGAGCGATCATTCAG CACTCTCAAACGTGTGAAGACCTGGATAAGGAATACGATGTCGAACAATCGTCTAAGTGGGCTATGCCTGTTATCTGTACacagaagaaaaataaaagaaaataaagaaaacttCATGCAGAAAGTAATTGATTTATTTGCGATGGACACCAGAagaattcaattattatttaagtAA